From a single Vigna radiata var. radiata cultivar VC1973A unplaced genomic scaffold, Vradiata_ver6 scaffold_206, whole genome shotgun sequence genomic region:
- the LOC106780792 gene encoding uncharacterized protein LOC106780792 yields MHHSHQYPLPCLYCHPHSYIRMVQNLIERCMLFHMSQEQCIRALAEHAGIKPLVTVTVWKELQKENREFFRQYLQVVTPRPSISRYFQRASKLARRKPWNR; encoded by the exons ATGCATCACAGTCACCAATACCCGCTTCCTTGTTTGTATTGCCACCCACATAGCTATATTAGGATG GTTCAGAATCTCATTGAGAGGTGCATGCTGTTTCACATGAGTCAAGAACAGTGCATAAGGGCTCTGGCAGAACATGCAGGGATTAAACCACTTGTTACTGTTACAG TGTGGAAAGAGTTGCAAAAGGAGAACAGGGAATTCTTTAGACAATATTTGCAGGTTGTCACTCCCAGACCATCCATAA GTAGATATTTTCAAAGGGCATCAAAATTGGCTAGAAGAAAACCCTGGAACCGATAA
- the LOC106780791 gene encoding probable polygalacturonase At1g80170, with the protein MDKFFLVSLLALLIAAHGVAGSMTCDSIGMLEELKSLESFDIEEETEVEELSDIPSWRSEHGGKVLVNIDSFGAAGDGESDDTEALQKAWGVACSTPKSVLLIPQGRRYLVNATKFKGPCADKLIIQIDGTLVAPDEPKNWDPKLPRVWLDFSKLDKAVFQGSGVIDGSGSKWWAASCKKNKSNPCIGAPTAFTIDTSTSIKVKGLTIQNSQQMHFTISRCDSVRINGVKVSAPGDSPNTDGIHISESTNVIIQDSKIGTGDDCISIVNASSNIKMKRIYCGPGHGISIGSLGKDNSTGIVTKVILDTAVLRETTNGLRIKTWQGGSGYVRGVRFQNVRVENVSNPILIDQFYCDSPSTCPNQTSAVEISEVMYQNISGTTMSAKAIKFDCSDTIPCSNLVLSNVDLDKQDGTVETYCHSAQGFPYGVVHPSADCLSSTDKISQVAESTMEEDIPHTEL; encoded by the exons ATGGACAAATTTTTCCTTGTTTCTTTACTCGCTTTGCTCATTGCAGCTCATGGAGTTGCAGGAAGCATGACGTGTGACAGCATTGGCATGCTTGAAGAACTTAAAAGCTTGGAGTCCTTTGACATAGAAGAAGAAACTGAGGTAGAAGAACTTTCTGACATCCCTTCATGGAGAAGCGAGCATGGTGGTAAAGTTCTTGTTAATATTGATAGCTTTGGTGCTGCTGGTGATGGAGAATCTGATGACACTGAG GCTTTGCAAAAAGCATGGGGAGTTGCATGCTCTACACCAAAATCTGTTTTGTTAATTCCTCAAGGTCGCCGTTACCTAGTCAATGCAACAAAATTCAAAGGGCCTTGTGCAGACAAACTCATCATCCAG ATTGATGGTACATTGGTTGCCCCAGATGAGCCTAAGAACTGGGATCCAAAACTTCCACGGGTTTGGCTTGATTTTTCCAAATTGGATAAAGCTGTTTTCCAAGGTTCTGGAGTCATTGATGGCTCGGGAAGTAAATGGTGGGCAGCATCTTGCAAAAAGAACAAGTCAAAT CCTTGCATAGGTGCACCAACG GCATTTACGATTGATACAAGTACATCCATAAAGGTGAAAGGACTGACAATCCAAAATAGCCAACAGATGCATTTTACCATTTCACGATGTGATTCGGTTAGAATTAATGGAGTTAAAGTGTCAGCACCTGGAGACAGTCCAAACACTGATGGAATTCATATTAGTGAATCAACAAATGTCATAATCCAAGACAGTAAAATTGGAACAG GGGATGATTGCATATCAATTGTCAATGCTAGCTCTAATATCAAAATGAAGAGAATTTATTGTGGACCAGGACATGGAATCAG cATTGGAAGTCTTGGGAAAGACAACTCAACTGGCATCGTCACCAAAGTGATTTTGGATACAGCAGTTCTTAGGGAGACTACCAATGGTCTCAGGATTAAAACTTGGCAG GGAGGTTCTGGATATGTTCGAGGGGTGCGTTTTCAGAATGTGAGAGTTGAAAATGTGTCCAACCCCATTCTCATAGACCAATTTTACTGTGATTCACCATCCACCTGTCCGAACCAG ACATCAGCTGTGGAGATAAGCGAGGTGATGTACCAGAACATTAGTGGCACTACAATGAGTGCTAAGGCCATTAAATTTGACTGCAGTGACACAATCCCGTGCAGCAATCTAGTCCTTAGCAACGTTGACTTAGATAAACAAGATGGCACTGTTGAAACTTATTGTCACTCAGCTCAAGGTTTTCCCTATGGTGTGGTGCACCCTTCTGCTGATTGTCTCAGTTCCACCGACAAAATCTCTCAAGTTGCAGAGTCAACCATGGAGGAGGATATTCCTCACACTGAACTATAA
- the LOC106780796 gene encoding axial regulator YABBY 4-like, whose protein sequence is MSTLNHHFDLPEQICYVECGFCTTILMVSVPCSSLSTVATVRCGHCTSLLSVNMNKTSFFPFHLLASLSPVEPKGADKPLKKYSSSIVTYYDCEEEKTPQTSSVVNKPPEKRQRTPSAYNRFIKEEIKRLKAENPKMAHREAFSTAAKNWANFPPSNCKGEADSCKILHLESPNASQVNKEGQGFRGRKVPRNSV, encoded by the exons ATGTCAACACTGAACCATCATTTCGATCTTCCAGAACAGATATGTTACGTAGAATGTGGATTCTGTACCACAATATTAATG GTAAGCGTCCCATGCAGCAGTTTATCAACGGTGGCGACAGTCAGATGCGGCCACTGCACAAGCCTTCTCTCTGTTAATATGAACAAAACTTCCTTTTTCCCTTTCCACCTTCTTGCTTCTCTTTCTCCTGTTGAG CCAAAGGGTGCAGACAAGCCTTTGAAGAAGTATAGTTCATCCATAGTAACCTATTATGATTGTGAGGAAGAGAAGACGCCTCAAACTTCCAGCGTTGTGAATAAAC CCCCAGAGAAGAGACAGAGGACACCATCTGCTTATAACCGCTTCATCAA AGAAGAGATTAAAAGGCTAAAAGCTGAAAACCCTAAAATGGCCCACAGAGAAGCTTTCAGCACTGCGGCAAAAAAT TGGGCCAATTTCCCCCCTTCAAACTGCAAAGGAGAAGCAGACAGCTGTAAAATTCTGCATCTAGAGTCTCCCAATGCTTCCCAG GTCAACAAAGAAGGCCAAGGTTTCCGTGGAAGAAAGGTTCCGAGGAATTCTGTCTAA
- the LOC106780782 gene encoding putative pentatricopeptide repeat-containing protein At3g05240: protein MKKPQLLSFLRPITTIPHTFLPTDYVYLKNRELHALIKRRDLDAALSLFHKMPLRDTVTYNLIISGFHEQPERALRFYAEMGSLGIGESSTTLSSVVAVCTKAAFFREGVQVHCRVVKLGFSCNVFVGGALVGFYMRMGLSGVALELFDELQERNLAVWNVMLRGLCELVRVKVEHLLGFYSRMRFEGVEPNGVTFCYLLWECGNQRRLHEGKTIHGCVWKVGLVELNVFVANALVDFYSACGCLVGTRKCFEAIENENVISWNSLVYVYAENSLLCEAFEMFSIMQLWGRRPSIRSLVGFLNLCSRSGELCFGKQVHCLVMKMGFDEGSVHVQSALIDMYGKCRDIEGSMAVFECLPKRTLECFNSLMTSLSHSEAVEDMVELLRLMVNEGLVPDEVTISTTLKALSVSALSSFTGSQSLHCYALKSGVGEDAAVACSLMDAYSRCGHVDLSHRIFESLPSPSGICFTSMINAYARNGMGKEEIAVLQAMIERGLKPDKVTFLCALSGCNHTGLVEEGRVVFESMKSLHGIDPDHRHFSCMVDLLCRAGLLYEAEELLLQAPGKRDCFMWSSLLRSCRIHKNEEVGTRAAQVLLELDPEDPAVWLQVSNFYAEIGKFEEAREIREVALARKMSREIGHNLIEIR from the coding sequence ATGAAAAAGCCTCAGCTTCTATCCTTCCTCAGACCCATAACAACCATTCCACACACGTTTCTTCCCACTGATTATGTCTACCTAAAGAACCGCGAACTCCACGCTCTCATAAAACGCAGGGACCTCGACGCTGCACTTTCACTGTTCCACAAGATGCCTTTGCGTGACACTGTCACCTACAACTTGATAATTTCCGGGTTCCACGAGCAACCGGAACGCGCTCTTCGTTTCTACGCTGAAATGGGTTCGCTTGGAATAGGAGAAAGCTCGACCACCTTATCCTCTGTTGTAGCGGTTTGCACCAAGGCCGCTTTTTTCAGAGAGGGTGTTCAGGTGCATTGCAGGGTGGTTAAGCTCGGATTTTCATGCAACGTGTTCGTTGGTGGTGCACTTGTTGGGTTTTACATGCGTATGGGGCTAAGTGGGGTGGCCCTGGAATTGTTTGATGAGTTGCAGGAACGAAATTTAGCTGTCTGGAATGTGATGCTGCGTGGGTTGTGTGAGCTGGTTCGTGTGAAAGTGGAACACTTGTTGGGGTTTTACTCTCGGATGCGTTTTGAAGGTGTGGAGCCAAATGGGGTTACGTTTTGTTATTTGCTTTGGGAGTGTGGTAATCAGAGACGGTTGCATGAAGGAAAGACGATTCATGGGTGCGTTTGGAAGGTGGGTTTGGTGGAACTGAACGTTTTTGTTGCCAATGCTTTGGTGGATTTTTACTCTGCGTGTGGATGTTTGGTCGGTACAAGGAAGTGTTTTGAAGCCATAGAAAATGAGAATGTTATTTCGTGGAACTCGTTGGTTTATGTTTATGCTGAAAACAGCTTGTTATGTGAGGCTTTTGAGATGTTTAGTATCATGCAGTTGTGGGGGCGAAGGCCATCAATTCGTTCATTGGTGGGTTTTTTGAATTTATGCAGTAGAAGTGGAGAGCTTTGTTTTGGGAAGCAGGTACATTGTCTTGTAATGAAGATGGGTTTTGATGAAGGGAGTGTGCATGTTCAATCTGCTTTGATTGATATGTATGGAAAGTGCAGAGACATTGAGGGTTCTATGGCTGTATTCGAATGCCTTCCGAAGAGAACTTTGGAGTGTTTCAACTCATTGATGACCTCTTTGTCTCATTCTGAAGCCGTAGAGGACATGGTTGAATTGCTTCGTTTAATGGTCAATGAGGGTCTTGTGCCGGATGAAGTAACCATATCAACCACACTGAAGGCATTGTCAGTGTCTGCTTTATCAAGTTTTACGGGTTCCCAGTCACTGCATTGTTATGCATTAAAATCTGGAGTTGGAGAAGATGCTGCAGTTGCCTGTTCCCTCATGGATGCATATTCAAGATGCGGGCATGTGGATCTTTCTCATCGAATTTTCGAGAGTCTTCCTTCTCCAAGTGGTATTTGTTTCACATCCATGATCAATGCGTATGCTCGAAATGGAATGGGCAAGGAAGAAATTGCAGTGCTTCAGGCTATGATTGAGAGGGGACTAAAGCCAGATAAAGTTACCTTCTTATGTGCTCTAAGTGGTTGTAACCACACAGGACTAGTTGAGGAAGGAAGGGTAGTTTTTGAGTCGATGAAATCTCTTCATGGGATCGATCCAGATCACCGCCATTTTTCTTGCATGGTGGATCTTTTATGCCGCGCAGGACTTCTCTATGAAGCTGAAGAGTTGCTTCTACAGGCACCAGGAAAAAGAGACTGCTTTATGTGGAGCTCTTTGCTTAGAAGTTGCAGGATCCACAAGAACGAAGAGGTTGGAACAAGAGCAGCACAAGTCTTACTTGAGCTAGATCCTGAGGACCCTGCAGTGTGGTTGCAGGTTTCTAATTTTTATGCTGAAATAGGGAAATTTGAGGAAGCAAGGGAAATCAGAGAAGTTGCTCTAGCAAGGAAGATGTCTAGGGAGATTGGTCATAATTTAATTGAGATAAGATAG